The window CCAAAGGTGGACAACACCTGGGCATCCCGTCCCGGCCGTACCCGAAAGCCGATCAAACGTCCCCCCCGGCGCACCGGCTCACCCCTGAGCAGGCCCGCCAGACTGGCCGGGTTTTTGAGAAACTGGTCCCGGTAGCTACGCAGCCTGGCCCCGGCATCCGGCGCCACGCGGGGAGGCGCGGCGCCGGGGCGCCGCCGGGACGGGGTGGCGCCTACCCTGACGGCATTGCGGGGCAGCCGCAGGGTCTCCAGGCGTCCCCGCCGGGACAGCACCACATGCTGGGGGTGCACCGCCTTCAGCTTCGCACCTCCGGGCAGGGTATCACCGACATGGTACAGCGCCTCTTTGCCGGCGGGATCGGCAATCACAGCGGCACCGGTGCCGCTGTCGTCGAGGGCCATGACCCCGCGCAGGGTCAGGCGCAGGCGGGTTTCGGGAATGGCGGTTTCCACCGGGCGAACGCGCACGGTCTGCGTTTGTCCAAGCAAATGGCGCGCGGCGATGGCCCGGCTCAGGCTGACGGCGTCGTTTCCGGCAGCTTGCCCACCGCCCGCAACGTC is drawn from Gammaproteobacteria bacterium and contains these coding sequences:
- the gspC gene encoding type II secretion system protein GspC, producing MRERTLALDWKDKLSRLGAGGAAGLPGLVTLLLGAMLAYQAASLTWTLLPPPDNAAPPPPRTDVAGGGQAAGNDAVSLSRAIAARHLLGQTQTVRVRPVETAIPETRLRLTLRGVMALDDSGTGAAVIADPAGKEALYHVGDTLPGGAKLKAVHPQHVVLSRRGRLETLRLPRNAVRVGATPSRRRPGAAPPRVAPDAGARLRSYRDQFLKNPASLAGLLRGEPVRRGGRLIGFRVRPGRDAQVLSTFGLRDGDVITAVNGIKLGEPGGTVKLMRELPRLNPVVAEFQRDGMQQSVTITLPP